The genomic DNA GCAATTCTACAAAATGCTCACGATCCCAATTTTTTTTCAGCGAATTCCAGGTTTTCGGATCAGCGCGGTGAATGGCTTCACCGAAACCGAAAATGTCGGCTTTGTACAATTTTTGAGCTTTTCTGACGGCTGATTTCATAATTTCTTCGATTTTCTCTTCCTCTTTTTTCTCTATCTCATAAATCGTGCTCACCTTGGTCAAATCCAGGCCCTGACACTCGACTTCTCCTACGTTGGCCTCAACCTGCATTTTAACATTGATCCGGGGTTCTCCCCTGTTAACGCTCCCTTTTATGGCGGTTTGGGTCCGAATGATTTCTGTAACAACTTTGCCGCCTTCGGGACAGGCTACAAAGCCGACAGAGCTTTGCACTTTGCCGAGAATGAAGTTGTAGCCCCTGCTTTCCGTTTCGTTTAACCATCCGATTAACTTGTCTTTTCTGAATACAGCAAGTCCCGAATACTGTAAACGGACAGGCGGGTCAATCTTTTGGACATTGTCGTTCGATTCTCCCATTTCTGTATTGCCGACGATCCGAAGTCCTGTCAAGATAGGCTGCATTCCTTCGCTGGTGAGAGCTGCAATCAATTCGTCCAGGGTCACTGTCATACTGGGCGACCAGTTTTTCTCTGATGTTTCTAGGGCGGAGAAAAGATCATTCGCCGGAATCGGGTCCAGGGGCGTCATAATTTTCAGAGTGTTCTCTGCACTGGTGCCCTTTGACACCACAATATAAAAATCGGTGCGGAACTGATGATCCCTGGAGAGTAAATCCAGAGCCTTTGCCATCCCCTCCCTCGCTATCGACTCACCGATTACGCATATGCGCAGGTGAGAGAAATACATTTTCCGGGGACTAAGCGTCGTTATTTTACGGATGGCTTCAAACACGGTATCCGCTTCCTCTGTGTACAACGTGGCTGGAGCCCTAACCCCTGATCCTTTTTTGGCTGCTGCTTCTCCGGGGTCCACAACCTGAACAGAGACACGAAATTGATCTCCATGTTTATCGATCCCCATACCGACGGCGATAGCAAGCTCATTCAGCTCCCTGCGGTTCCAACAGCCTGTCAGAA from Paenibacillus sp. FSL R10-2782 includes the following:
- a CDS encoding Ger(x)C family spore germination protein; translation: MKRKTAFLFLMLTLVLLLTGCWNRRELNELAIAVGMGIDKHGDQFRVSVQVVDPGEAAAKKGSGVRAPATLYTEEADTVFEAIRKITTLSPRKMYFSHLRICVIGESIAREGMAKALDLLSRDHQFRTDFYIVVSKGTSAENTLKIMTPLDPIPANDLFSALETSEKNWSPSMTVTLDELIAALTSEGMQPILTGLRIVGNTEMGESNDNVQKIDPPVRLQYSGLAVFRKDKLIGWLNETESRGYNFILGKVQSSVGFVACPEGGKVVTEIIRTQTAIKGSVNRGEPRINVKMQVEANVGEVECQGLDLTKVSTIYEIEKKEEEKIEEIMKSAVRKAQKLYKADIFGFGEAIHRADPKTWNSLKKNWDREHFVELPVDIKVDFKLRRVGTIGSSFLNDMKE